Sequence from the Saccharopolyspora pogona genome:
CCGCGGGACGATCACCGAAGCCGGCACCCACGACGAGCTGCTGGCCAACAACAACGGCTACGCCCACCTCTACCGGCTGCACCACCCGGAGCGTCCGGTCGGACCGCCGGAAACTCCGGCCCGACCGGACGGGCACATACCCGGCTAGGACACGACATTAGCGCCAGGATTCGCCGCGCCGACGCGCGCGGAACCACCGCTGGCCGGTACCAGCAAGCAACTTTCCCTTGCGCACCAAGAAGTTCTGGTTCACGAGGTGCTGCTGGTACCGCCACGGCGGATGTGCGCCGTACCGACTGGCGATTGCGAAGGTGAAGTCCACGGCGTTGCTGTCGGCGTAGCGGTCGACGTTCTCGAACCAAGCCATGCTGGTGCGCGCGGCGGCTTGCGCCAGGCGCAGCTGCGCGTGGCCTTGCTCGTCGAACTCCTTCAACGCTGCTTTCGAGTCGCCGTGGTCGAACAGGTTCTGCGCGAGCGCTACCGCATCCAGCAGCGCCAACTTGGTTCCGGAGCCGATGGTGAAGTGCGTTGTGTGCGCGGCGTCGCCGATCAGGATCATGTTGTCGTGCAGCCACGACTCGTTGTAGACGTGGGTGAAGCGCTGCCACGAAGCGGCTTTCCCGCGGGACTGGCTGACCAGCGAACAGCCCTGCAGCGGGCTGGCGAAGATCCGCTCCAGCACCCGCGTGCTCTCCTCGTGGCCTAGCCGGTCCAGGCCGAGGTACCGCCAGGCCAGCTCCTGGCATTCGACGACGACGGTGCTGACCCCGGCGCTGCTCGGGTAGGCGTGGAACCAGATCCAGCCCTCGGGGGTCTCCTCGAAGTCGTAGGTGAACATGTCGAACCGCCGGTCCGTGCCCAGCCAGATGTAGGGGTTGTGCCCCTGGTCCACCTGGGTGCCGAACTCGTCGGCGTACTGCCCCCGGATCCGGCTGTTCGCGCCGTCGGCCACCACGATCAGGTCGGCGTCGGAGAACTCGGACAGGTCGTCGACGGCGCGCTCGTACTCGATGTGTGCCCCGACGTCCGTCGCCCGCTCGGCGAGGATCTCCAGCATCGTGGCGCGATTGATGCTGTAGCCGTACCCCCCGAGATACGCCGTGTCCTGGCTGCACATCTCGATGACCTGCCCCTGCCACAACGTCGACGCCGCGCGGATCCGCTCAGCGCTTCCCCGGTCGTTGCGGTACAGCATGTCCAGCAGATCATCCCCGAACACGACGCCCCAACCATAGGTGGAGCCGCGCGGATCGCGTTCGATTACCGTCACGTCGTGCCCGGCGTCCCGCAGTTTCGTCGAAATGGCGAAGTACAGCCCAGCGGGGCCGGCTCCGATGCACACAATTTTCACGACACAGCACCTCCTGGAAACAGGCGGGCAGCTGCGCAGGCGCACCGGGCGGCACGTCTTGTCCGCGTGACGCCCTCGTTGTACACCGCTCCCCGACTCGTCGCACCCTCGGCGCGGAGAAGATGACCGGGGGTGCCCGGCGACGAGGTCGGCGACATCCTTACACCACCGCGTTGCAGGTGCGGCAGGCACCGGAGATCGCCGAACTAGTCGGCGCGGCCGACATCGTCCTGCTGGCCGGCCACCGCCCGCTGCTCGCCGACGCTGCTCAGGCGCCGGTCGTGGTGGATGCCGGGCGCTGGAAGCCGACCATGGCGCCGCTGCTGCCGCGCGCCCAGGTGATCATCGCCTCCGCCGATTTCCGGGTGCCCGGCTCGGAGACCTCGGAGGCGACCGCCCGGGTTCTGGTCGACCAAGGCGTCCCGACCGTGATCACCACGCACGGCGACGCCCCGGTCCGCTGGTGGCACCGCTGCGACCACGGCGCGGTGCAGCCACCGAACGTCCAGGCGGTGGACACGCTCGGCGCGGGCGACGTCTTCCACGGCGCCTACTGCTTCTTCGCCTGCCAAGCCGAGGCCGACGTCCCGACCAGTATCGAACGCGCTGCGGCGGTCGCCGCCCTCAAGTGCGAGACCCCAGGTCCCCGCGGGTGGCTGCAACGGCTCCCCGAACTGGGGTGGCACCGCCGGCTACGTCGGGAAGAGTAGAGACATGTTCGCTCCTCGGCCGACCCCTGCGCCGCCCGCATCGCGGAGACTGCGAACATGCGCGCGATGAAATCGCTGATCGGGGACGCCGTGCTCGCCGTCCTCATCACGTTGATCGGCATCGTCGGCACGTTGGGCGCCGACCACTGGACTGCGACCGCACACCGGCCGATCGACGGCGTCGGCCTGGTGCTGGTGGCGGCCACCGGGCTGGTCCTGGTGCTGCGGCGTCGCCAACCGGTAGTGACGCTGCTCGTCGCCGCCGCCCTCACCTCGACGTACCTGGTCCTGGGCTTCACCTACGGTCCGGTCCTGCTGGCGTTGATGATCGCGGTCTACACGTTGGCCAGACACCGCCCGCCGGCCACCTCGGTGCCGACGGCGTTCGCCGCCCTCGTCGTGCTGCTGGTCCACATCTTCACCAGCGCAACCGCGGTGCCCGGCCTGCTCGGGGTGATCCCGGGTTCGGCGTGGGTGGTGGTGCCGTTCGCGGTGGGCAGCGTCGTCCGGTTGCAGCGTGAGGCAGCGTCCCGGGCCAGGGCCGAGGTGCTGCGCCAGCGCGTGGACGACGAGCGGTTGCGAATCGCGCAGGAGGTGCACGACGTCGTGGGGCACGGGCTGGCCGCCATCAAGATGCAGGCGGACGTGGCGCTGCACGTGCTGCCGAAGAAGCCGGAGCAGGCGGAGGTCTCGCTGGCGGCGATCAGCCGCACGAGCAGCGATGCGCTGGAAGAGCTGCGTGCGACACTGGCCGTGGTGCGCCGGACCGCCTCGCCAGGCCCGACCCCGGGTGTGGCCAGGCTCGACGACCTGCGGAAGCGGATGAGCGAAGCCGGTGTTCAGGTCCAGCTGGTCACGAGCGGTCGGCCGCGGGAGCTGCCCGCCGCGGTCGACCTGACCGGCTACCGGATCCTGCAGGAGTCGTTGACCAACGTGCTGCGCCACAGCGGCGACAAGCGCGCCGAGGTCACCGTCGACTACGCGACCGACGCCCTGGTAATCACGGTCACCAACCCGCTCACCGGCTCGC
This genomic interval carries:
- a CDS encoding FAD-dependent monooxygenase, with protein sequence MKIVCIGAGPAGLYFAISTKLRDAGHDVTVIERDPRGSTYGWGVVFGDDLLDMLYRNDRGSAERIRAASTLWQGQVIEMCSQDTAYLGGYGYSINRATMLEILAERATDVGAHIEYERAVDDLSEFSDADLIVVADGANSRIRGQYADEFGTQVDQGHNPYIWLGTDRRFDMFTYDFEETPEGWIWFHAYPSSAGVSTVVVECQELAWRYLGLDRLGHEESTRVLERIFASPLQGCSLVSQSRGKAASWQRFTHVYNESWLHDNMILIGDAAHTTHFTIGSGTKLALLDAVALAQNLFDHGDSKAALKEFDEQGHAQLRLAQAAARTSMAWFENVDRYADSNAVDFTFAIASRYGAHPPWRYQQHLVNQNFLVRKGKLLAGTGQRWFRARRRGESWR
- a CDS encoding PfkB family carbohydrate kinase, with protein sequence MTGGARRRGRRHPYTTALQVRQAPEIAELVGAADIVLLAGHRPLLADAAQAPVVVDAGRWKPTMAPLLPRAQVIIASADFRVPGSETSEATARVLVDQGVPTVITTHGDAPVRWWHRCDHGAVQPPNVQAVDTLGAGDVFHGAYCFFACQAEADVPTSIERAAAVAALKCETPGPRGWLQRLPELGWHRRLRREE
- a CDS encoding sensor histidine kinase, with product MKSLIGDAVLAVLITLIGIVGTLGADHWTATAHRPIDGVGLVLVAATGLVLVLRRRQPVVTLLVAAALTSTYLVLGFTYGPVLLALMIAVYTLARHRPPATSVPTAFAALVVLLVHIFTSATAVPGLLGVIPGSAWVVVPFAVGSVVRLQREAASRARAEVLRQRVDDERLRIAQEVHDVVGHGLAAIKMQADVALHVLPKKPEQAEVSLAAISRTSSDALEELRATLAVVRRTASPGPTPGVARLDDLRKRMSEAGVQVQLVTSGRPRELPAAVDLTGYRILQESLTNVLRHSGDKRAEVTVDYATDALVITVTNPLTGSPGDSGGLGIPGMRRRVASLGGEFTAGPTGDGRFEVQARLPIEGHP